The following are from one region of the Chitinophagaceae bacterium genome:
- a CDS encoding strawberry notch family protein has product MYRDLVDIDPTQNKSWSKNVKPFIVNDKNSSGDPTITDKDGNVVHKLMPAATKKGIFANKQIPKDANFVLATYSQFGTSSDKPSAKKDFFAAISEGNILILDESHNVAGQSNRGEFFKEAIASSKGVLYLSATFAKTPQAMPVYAMKTAMQEANMSNDELVRAIEHGGVALQEVVAAQLVESGQMLRRERSFDGVKC; this is encoded by the coding sequence CTGTACAGGGATCTTGTAGATATTGACCCTACACAAAATAAATCATGGAGCAAAAATGTAAAACCATTTATTGTTAATGACAAAAATTCTTCTGGCGATCCGACTATAACAGATAAGGATGGCAATGTTGTTCATAAACTGATGCCAGCCGCAACCAAAAAAGGAATTTTCGCAAATAAACAAATACCCAAAGATGCAAACTTTGTTTTAGCAACATATTCCCAGTTTGGTACTTCATCTGATAAGCCCAGTGCAAAAAAAGATTTCTTTGCAGCTATTTCAGAAGGCAATATTTTAATACTGGACGAAAGCCACAACGTAGCGGGGCAAAGTAATCGTGGGGAGTTCTTTAAAGAGGCCATAGCTTCTTCAAAAGGTGTTCTGTACCTATCTGCCACCTTTGCCAAAACACCACAAGCAATGCCTGTATATGCCATGAAAACGGCTATGCAGGAAGCCAATATGAGCAATGATGAATTAGTCCGGGCCATTGAGCATGGTGGAGTAGCATTGCAGGAAGTTGTTGCGGCCCAGTTGGTAGAAAGCGGCCAGATGCTAAGAAGGGAAAGAAGTTTTGATGGCGTAAAGTGTTGA